Genomic segment of Leuconostoc mesenteroides subsp. mesenteroides:
TTCTTTGTACGACGATTTAAAATTTCAATTGTGCGAGCAACTTCGTTATCTCGACCAATAACAGGATCGAGCTTACCGTCGCGAGCTTGTTTGGTCAAATTAATACCGAACTCATCAAGTAAGCGTCTTTTTTTATTACCGTTATTATTTTTTTGTGCTTGTGTATTTTGTTGTCCTTGTGCTTGCGCCATTTGTTCATTCATTGCGCGAAACATTTCATCTAAATTACCAAAACCAAACGAATCTTGTTGTGCCATATTTTTACTTAGTGTGAAGCACCATGGAATACAGTTATTGCATTTCACCACAGTATTGCACACGATTCCTTTCTGTAGGTTATGCTTTAATTATAACATGATTTGAGAAAAATACAATTTAAATTAGCACTCTTTTAATTAGAGTGCTAATTTAAAAAATGTTACAATATTAGTGAGGTGAGTGATGGATTATACACAAGCATTGAATGATTTACGTGATGGAAAAATAGATGAGCTTCAGGTGACACCAGCAGTGTTTCCAGAATTTCAAAGAGCATGGGCGAATTTTGCATATCAGAATACTATACGTGGTATTGCTCATGCTCATGGTAAAGTAACATACGTTCGCTCAAATTGATGTGCGAATTAACTCATTTTTATGCTACAATACTATAAGTTAAGTAAAATTTAAATGTGTTGCAATTGCAGTAGTAACACGATAAGGGGCAGTACAGTGGCATTTTCATTTGGACAAAAAAATGTTGGTATCGATCTGGGTACCGCTAACACATATGTATATATCGAAGGTCGGGGCATCATATTACGTGAACCATCAGTAGTTGCGCGTAATACACAAACCAATGAAGTCGTTGCTGTAGGTTCTGAAGCTAAAGACATGTTAGGTCGGACGCCTGCAAGTATCGCTGCTATCCGTCCAATGCGTGATGGTGTTATTGCCGATTACGATACAACTGTTGAAATGATTCGCTATTATTTGCAAAAAGCACTTGGCGGACGTATTGGTAAACCTTATGTAACGATTGGTGTACCTTCGGGAGTAACAGCGGTTGAAAGACGTGCTGTTATTGATGCTGCTCGTGTTGCTGGTGCGCGTGATGCTTATGTTATAGAGGAACCATTTGCCGCAGCGGTTGGTGCTGGATTACCGGTTATGGACCCTACTGGATCAATGGTTGTTGACATGGGCGGTGGAACAACTGATGTTGCGACAATTTCATTGGGCGGGATTGTTTCAAGTCGTTCAATTCGTATAGCCGGAGATAAGCTAGACGAGGCAATAGCTAATTTTGTGCGTAACAAATATAACGTTACCATTGGTGAGCCAACAGCTGAAAGGCTCAAAATCGAAATTGGTGCTGCGTCACTTGCTTTAGCAAGAACTTTACCAAATGCTACGGTTAGAGGTCGGGACTTATTGACTGGTTTACCTAAAACTATTGATGTCACCGCCGAAGATGTTGCCACATCAATTCAAGAACCAGTGCAAGAAATCGTGGCAGCTATTCGTGAGACGTTAGAATCGACACAGCCTGAGCTAGCTGCAGATGTTATTGATCACGGTATGATTTTGACTGGTGGTGGGGCTTTATTACGCGACATTGAAAAAATTATTCAAGATGCAACTAAAGTGCCAGTCTTAATAGCTAACGAGCCATTAGATGCAGTTGCTATTGGTACTGGTGAGGCGTTGAAATCTATTGATGTCATGCGACAAAAGTAAGGGTAGTTTAAAATAGCGTGGCGCTTGCGCTACGCTTTTATTTATTTTTAAGATTTAATGTCAAATAAAAGTTTCTAAATTAAAACAAAGTAACGTACCATTAGAATAGATGAAACTGTCAACTGTTTGTAGAAGTGGTAACTGGCTTTTTGGGGAAATACATGAAGAAAATATTTTCATCACGCACTTTGGTATCAATAATTGTTGCGTTTATAGTAATTGTAAGTTTGATTGCAGGATCTAATTGGTGGGCCAAAAGAACGAATACACCACCTTTTTTACAGCGTTTTGGAAATGATTTAGCCGGCGGTGTCAGCCGTATTATTGCTGTTCCAACGACTGCAGTTGGGCGTACAGCAAATAGTATTAGTAATCTGTTAGATACATTTGAAGAAAACAAACGGTTGAAATCTAAGATTGATGAATTTGCCCAAGACAAGGTTCACTTACAAACAGTTGAAGAAGAGAACAAATCTCTGAAGCAACAATTAAAACTAAAAGCCACATTGACGGACTATAAAACAGTCTCAGCTGTAACCATCAGTCGTTCACCTACTACCTGGCAGTCACAATTAGTTATTGATGAAGGATCCAATTCAGGTTTGAAAAAAGGGATGCCTGTACTTGCTGGTGCCGGAATTATTGGACGCATTAGTGAAGTAAACACAACTAATTCAAAAGTGGCTTTGATTTCTGACACTAGTTCTGACGCCAATAGGTTTGCGATTAAAATTAAAGGTGATGATGGTGATGTTAACGGCATTGTAACAAGTTTTAATCGTGAAAAAAATCAACTAATTATGGGACAAGTGACATCAAATAATAAAATCAGTAAAGGTGACTTAGTTGAAACTTCTGGTCTCGGCGGTGTCATTCCAGCAGGCTTGTATGTTGGTAAGGTGGCTAGTGTCACGACGGATGATTATGGTTTATCCAAGAAAATATATATTGAACCTGCAGCTGATCTAGGCAATATCACCACAGTCATGGTTGCAATTTCACAGATAGGAGCAAATTAATGGCATTTTGGCAATTGACGAGATTGCGTGTAATTTATCCTGTGTTATTATTTTTGATACTGTTTGTTGATGGAACATTCATGTCTAGCATGGGGGGGTTATTTACACAATTTCCTTGGCACATTTTACCTACTTTGACACTTGGTTGGCTCTTTCTAGGTGTCCAATTTGATGTTGAAAATGAACTGCCGTTATGGTTTTATGTTGTAGTCATTGGTATATTGTTTGATATGTATTATACTGGTATTTTCGGTACATATACTTTTGCGTTTATTGCTGCGGTAGCCGTGATGAAGCAACTACACCTAGTTCTAGATGAACGTTTAGTCAGTGGCTTACTTTTATATTTATCCGGATTGCTTATTTACCTAATAATTTCTTATGTTAGTGGATTTGTTACAGGAATCGCTAATGTTAGCATATCGTCATTTTTATTGTACGAGGTATTGCCAACAGTAATTTTAAATCTAGTTTTTGCTGCTTTATCATATTATCCCGTATGGTCTCTATTTCAGTTTCTGCGTTGACAAGTTATCTTTTTATAGTTATAATTATGAGTATATATTAAAACGTTGATTAGAAGAGTAGTTCATTTTAATTTGAAAGAGAATTTGCGGTCGCTGTGAGCAAATAATTAAATTGGACGAAACACATCTATGAGTATAGAGCTGAAAAAAGTAAGCTTTGTCGGAAGTGTCCGTTATCACATAACAGTCTTTGACTTATTGAGATGCTACTAGTGATAGTAGGATAACAAAGAGGTGGAACCGCGATTAAACGCCCTCTAAATACATTTATTGTATTTGGGGCGTTTTTAATTGGTTAGAAGACTGGTCGAGAGCTTTTGTGTGAACAAAAGTTGAATTCGAGGTGGAACCACGCTTTCGCGTCCTCTTGCAGTAGCAATATTGTAAGAGGATTTTTTCGTTTTATAAATATGATTTTTGTATTGTTAAAATATATGAGTTATAAGCGCAATTTAATAAAGGAGTTTCAATTATGAGTTATCTAACTACAATTCTTCCCAGTTTATTGGCTGGATTAAAAACAACGCTAGGTGTGTTCTTTCTAACAATCGTTGGATCTGTACCATTAGGGATATTGGTTTCCTTAGGGATGAAATCACCTTACTTTACAATACGTTGGTTGATTAACGGTTATATCTGGATTATGCGTGGTACGCCACTACTTTTACAATTGATTTTTATCTACTATGGTCTTGGAATGATGGGTATAGCATTTCCACGATTTGAAGCTGCTGTTATAGCGTTTGTTATTAATTATGCAGCCTATCTGGCTGAAATTTTCCGTGGTGGACTACAATCAGTTCCAAGAGGACAATATGATGCTGCTAAAGTACTCGGTTTTAGTAAAATACAAACATTCTTCAAAATAATCTTGCCACAAGTAATAAAAATTGTTGTTCCCTCATTTGGTAACGAAGTAATTAACCTGGTCAAGGACACCTCTTTAGTTTATGTTATTGGCTTAGGAGATATATTGCGAGCAGGAAATATTGCAGCTAGTCGTGACGTCACTTTGATGCCATATTTATTGGTTGGATTAATATATTTGGTCATGACAGCAATTGTCACATTGTTATTGCGTCGTAGTGAAACAGTTCTGAATACTTGGAGGTAATTTAATGTTAGAAATCAAAAACTTAACTAAAAAATACAATCAAAATGTGATTTTTAAATCCCTTAATCTAACAGTGCATGATGGTGAAGTATTAAGCATTGTCGGACCTTCTGGTATTGGTAAAACAACCTTAATTAAAATCATGGCGGGACTAGAAACGGCAGACGATGGCGAAATTATTTTAAATGGTAAAAATATTGATATAAAAGGTGAAAGTTCCAATACAAATATTGGCATGATTTTCCAAGACTTCAATTTATTTCCAAACTACACAGTCATTGACAATATCACGTTAGCACCGATTAATGTTAATAAACAGTCTCCGTCAAAGGCTGTTAAACAAGGACATGAAATTTTGGAATCATTGGGTATGTTAAATAAAGCGAACTTATTTCCCTATCAATTATCTGGTGGTCAAAAGCAGCGCGCAGCTATTGCACGTGCGTTGGCCATGAATCCGAAGATTTTGGCATATGATGAACCTACAAGTGGACTAGATGAAGAATCGACACACCAAGTCGCTGATGTTGTTAAAACGCTTAAAGAGCGTGGTGTAACGCAAGTCATAATTACGCATGATCAGCCATTTGCTGAGATAGTTTCTGATCGCGTATTTGATTTCGCAACGGAGGTAAAACGCTAATGCCAAGCATGAAAAAGAAGATTATTGTCAATAGTATTGTTGGTATTTTATTTATCTTATTGGTTGTTATGGCAGGCCTCTCTTTATCTAATAATTCCCAAAAAAGCAAAAGTACAGAACAGACAGTGGTGAAAACGGATCAGTGGTCACGAATCAAGAGAGAAAAGCAAATTACGATTGGTTTAGATGATACATTTGTTCCAATGGGATTTCGTGATAAATCGGGTAAATTAGTAGGGTTTGATGTCGATTTGGCAACTGCTGTGTTCAAGAGTTTGGGTATTAAGGTAAAATGGCAACCCATCGATTGGTCAATGAAAGAAACAGAATTAAATACCGGAAACATTGATGCTATCTGGAACGGCTATACAGTTACAGATGACCGAAAAAAGAAAGTTGCTTTTTCAATACCTTACCATAAGGCAACACAAGTGCTGGTTACTTTAAAGAAAAGTAACATAAATCAGTTTTCTGATATGCAAGATAAAGTATTGGGCGATCAAACAGCTTCAAGTGGTGATCAAACTTTTGCACAATATCCTAAAGTTTTGAAACAATATGTTAAAGATCAAAAGGTTATTGGCTATGATACTTTTGATAAAGCATTCAATGATCTGAATGCGAATCGCATTGATGGGCTGTTGATTGATGAAGACTATGCACGTTATTATGTTGCGCACCAATCTAACCCGAATGATTATACAATTACAACAGGTGGTTACCCGGTGAATGACAATGCAGTTGGCTTCCGCAAAGCAGATAAAAAATTACGACAAGCAGTAAATAAAGAATTAACAACTTATGAAAAGGATGGTCGTTTACAAAAATATAGTACGAAATGGTTTGGTAATTGATACATACTTTAGCAGCACCGTAATGGTGCTGCTTTTATGTTAGAATAGTATTAATAGTTTTTGCGCTGGGGAGGGCAGTATGCTTAGGATATCTTTTTGGATTGTTATATTAATCGCGTTGGTTATCAATACAATTATTTCATTTATTGCTGTTTTTCGGCAAAAACGTGAAATTGCTACAATTTGGGCATGGATGCTTGTGCTTATGCTGTTACCTGTTGTAGGATTTGCCATCTTCTTTTTAGCAGGTAGTCGTATTTCTAGTAAAAAAATATTTCGCTTGCGAACCCAAGAACAACGTGGTTTAGACCAGATTGCTTTAAATCAAAAAAAACAGTTACAAGATATTGAGAATTTACTTCCTATTCCCTACAGTGCAACAGAATTATTGAAATTATTTTTATCATCCGATCGTGCAGTTTTGACACGTGGTAATAAAATTACAATTTTAAACGATGGACAAGAGAAGTTTGATAAGCTTTTTTCAGATATTAGGGCTGCCAAGGAGCATATACATTTAGAATACTTTTCTATTTTTGATGATAATATAGGGCATCAGCTAGTTGACCTATTAACTGAAAAAGCTAATGAAGGTGTTGAAGTTCACGTGATTTACGATCAGTTTGGTTCTCATGGACAACATCATAAAATGTATAGACCATTACGCGCAGCTGGTGGTGTTGCTGTACCATTCTTAATGCGACGTTTTCAGTTATTAACTTTGCGTTTTAACTTTAGGAATCACCGTAAAATTGCGATTATTGATGGTAAGATTGGATATATCGGCGGATTTAATGTAGGTGATCAATATATTGGTGAATCTAAAAAATTTGGATATTGGCGCGATACTCATATCCGAATTATTGGGGATGCCGTATTATCATTGCAAAGTCGATTTTTAATGGATTGGAATGCTACCGCTGAAGGCAGAGAGCTATTGACCCAGACAACAAAGTACTTTCCTGAGAACTTCTCGTTACCAGGCAAGTCTATGGTTCAAATTGTTTCCAGTGGTCCTGATGACGATATGAAGCAAATTAAACAAGGGTACATGAGAATGTTTTCTTCTGCTCGTGAGAGTATAAGTATCCAAACCCCTTATTTCATTCCAGACGGTCCTGTTTTAGAAACACTTGAAGTTGCTATATTATCTGGGGTTAAGGTAAAATTAATGATACCTAATAAGCCCGATCATCCTTTGGTTTATCGGGCAACAGAGTATTATGCTCAAGAATTAATTGATTTTGGCGCCACAGTTTACCGCTATGATGGTGGCTTTTTACATAGCAAGGTTGTGACTATTGATAATGAGGTAGCAACTGTCGGGTCAGCTAATATGGACATTCGTTCATTTTCTCTTAATTTTGAAGGCAACGCATTTATATATGATCCAGACTTTGCAGCTGACTTAGAAGATTTATTTGAGCAAGATGTACTAAAGTCCACAAAATTGACAATGGAATATTTTGAGAAACAGTCTGCTTGGATGAAGTTTAAGCAAAAATTCAGTAGACTTTTCTCACCAATACTATGAAAAAAACAATTATTAATCATGGCGCGAATCTTGTTATTCTGCCAACGACACAATTTAAAACATTGCATATTGCAGTTGATTTTTCAACATCAGTTGATCCTAAGCACATTAGTGCACGTACATTAGTGTCTTATTTAGCTGGCGTTAGCTCGGCGCGTTATAAAACGCAGCAACAAGTGGCACAAAAAACAATTGATTTGTATGGTGCACATTATCAAACTGATGTTTTTCGCATTGGACAAACCCATCATGTACGCTTTACTTTGCAAGTACCTGCACCTACTTATATCATGGGTGGCAAACAGCTCTTAACCGAAGCTTTTGATTTTTTAAGTGAGATGATATTTAATCCCTTGGTGGATAATCATGCATTCAATGAACGAGTATTTGCAAATGAGCAGCAAAGTCTAATGAATGAACTAGCCAGTGTTAAAGATGATAAAAGTCGTTATTCGATGGCGAAACTTCGTGAAATAACTTATGATAAGCCCGGCATGTGTGTATCCGCTAGTGGGAATGAAGAGGCCGTTGCTAATTTAAATCCATCTGACGTTTATCAAACGTATCAAAATATGATCAACGAAGATACTATGAATATCGTTGTGCTTGGTGATATTAATCAACAGCAAATTATTTCACTATTACAGAAGTGGCCGATTGGACCACATCAAGCTAAGGAAGACAAAGAGCCTTTTTATAGGCAGGTTCCTCGAGTACAGCTTAGGGAAGTAGTTGAGCATAAAGCGGCAATTAATCAGGCTATGTTGACCATGGCTTACCAAATAAATGTTGAACCATTTGATGACCAGCGTTTTGCTGTTATGGTCATGAATGCTTTGTTAGGTGGTACGCCTCTATCAAAACTATTTATGAATGTGCGTGAGAAGGAATCATTAGCATATAGCATTTATTCTCGTTGGCAGCATGATACTGGATTTTTAACTATTGCGGCTGGCCTGGATGCTGCAAAAGTGCGTCAGACTGACATGATGATACAAGAACAAATTAAAGCTATTCAAGAGGGCGATTTTGACAATCAAACAGTTGATGCGATTAAGATGAGCTTAATTAGTGATTACTTGAGTCAACGTGACTCACCATCAAGCCAAATGGAAGTTGCTTTTTCTCGATTACTCACAAGAAGAGAAACGAGTGAACAGGAGTGGATTGATCGCGTTAGGTCTGTGACTGCTGACGATATTCAAAATGCTGCGCAAAAGATGTCACTTCAAAGTCGTTATATATTATTACCCGAGGTCTAATATGAAAACAAAACATTATCTAAAGTTAAAAGAAGATGTGATTAC
This window contains:
- a CDS encoding ATP-binding cassette domain-containing protein, which codes for MLEIKNLTKKYNQNVIFKSLNLTVHDGEVLSIVGPSGIGKTTLIKIMAGLETADDGEIILNGKNIDIKGESSNTNIGMIFQDFNLFPNYTVIDNITLAPINVNKQSPSKAVKQGHEILESLGMLNKANLFPYQLSGGQKQRAAIARALAMNPKILAYDEPTSGLDEESTHQVADVVKTLKERGVTQVIITHDQPFAEIVSDRVFDFATEVKR
- a CDS encoding insulinase family protein; translation: MKKTIINHGANLVILPTTQFKTLHIAVDFSTSVDPKHISARTLVSYLAGVSSARYKTQQQVAQKTIDLYGAHYQTDVFRIGQTHHVRFTLQVPAPTYIMGGKQLLTEAFDFLSEMIFNPLVDNHAFNERVFANEQQSLMNELASVKDDKSRYSMAKLREITYDKPGMCVSASGNEEAVANLNPSDVYQTYQNMINEDTMNIVVLGDINQQQIISLLQKWPIGPHQAKEDKEPFYRQVPRVQLREVVEHKAAINQAMLTMAYQINVEPFDDQRFAVMVMNALLGGTPLSKLFMNVREKESLAYSIYSRWQHDTGFLTIAAGLDAAKVRQTDMMIQEQIKAIQEGDFDNQTVDAIKMSLISDYLSQRDSPSSQMEVAFSRLLTRRETSEQEWIDRVRSVTADDIQNAAQKMSLQSRYILLPEV
- the mreC gene encoding rod shape-determining protein MreC; protein product: MKKIFSSRTLVSIIVAFIVIVSLIAGSNWWAKRTNTPPFLQRFGNDLAGGVSRIIAVPTTAVGRTANSISNLLDTFEENKRLKSKIDEFAQDKVHLQTVEEENKSLKQQLKLKATLTDYKTVSAVTISRSPTTWQSQLVIDEGSNSGLKKGMPVLAGAGIIGRISEVNTTNSKVALISDTSSDANRFAIKIKGDDGDVNGIVTSFNREKNQLIMGQVTSNNKISKGDLVETSGLGGVIPAGLYVGKVASVTTDDYGLSKKIYIEPAADLGNITTVMVAISQIGAN
- a CDS encoding ABC transporter permease subunit (The N-terminal region of this protein, as described by TIGR01726, is a three transmembrane segment that identifies a subfamily of ABC transporter permease subunits, which specificities that include histidine, arginine, glutamine, glutamate, L-cystine (sic), the opines (in Agrobacterium) octopine and nopaline, etc.); protein product: MSYLTTILPSLLAGLKTTLGVFFLTIVGSVPLGILVSLGMKSPYFTIRWLINGYIWIMRGTPLLLQLIFIYYGLGMMGIAFPRFEAAVIAFVINYAAYLAEIFRGGLQSVPRGQYDAAKVLGFSKIQTFFKIILPQVIKIVVPSFGNEVINLVKDTSLVYVIGLGDILRAGNIAASRDVTLMPYLLVGLIYLVMTAIVTLLLRRSETVLNTWR
- a CDS encoding MreB/Mrl family cell shape determining protein, with translation MAFSFGQKNVGIDLGTANTYVYIEGRGIILREPSVVARNTQTNEVVAVGSEAKDMLGRTPASIAAIRPMRDGVIADYDTTVEMIRYYLQKALGGRIGKPYVTIGVPSGVTAVERRAVIDAARVAGARDAYVIEEPFAAAVGAGLPVMDPTGSMVVDMGGGTTDVATISLGGIVSSRSIRIAGDKLDEAIANFVRNKYNVTIGEPTAERLKIEIGAASLALARTLPNATVRGRDLLTGLPKTIDVTAEDVATSIQEPVQEIVAAIRETLESTQPELAADVIDHGMILTGGGALLRDIEKIIQDATKVPVLIANEPLDAVAIGTGEALKSIDVMRQK
- the cls gene encoding cardiolipin synthase, which translates into the protein MLRISFWIVILIALVINTIISFIAVFRQKREIATIWAWMLVLMLLPVVGFAIFFLAGSRISSKKIFRLRTQEQRGLDQIALNQKKQLQDIENLLPIPYSATELLKLFLSSDRAVLTRGNKITILNDGQEKFDKLFSDIRAAKEHIHLEYFSIFDDNIGHQLVDLLTEKANEGVEVHVIYDQFGSHGQHHKMYRPLRAAGGVAVPFLMRRFQLLTLRFNFRNHRKIAIIDGKIGYIGGFNVGDQYIGESKKFGYWRDTHIRIIGDAVLSLQSRFLMDWNATAEGRELLTQTTKYFPENFSLPGKSMVQIVSSGPDDDMKQIKQGYMRMFSSARESISIQTPYFIPDGPVLETLEVAILSGVKVKLMIPNKPDHPLVYRATEYYAQELIDFGATVYRYDGGFLHSKVVTIDNEVATVGSANMDIRSFSLNFEGNAFIYDPDFAADLEDLFEQDVLKSTKLTMEYFEKQSAWMKFKQKFSRLFSPIL
- a CDS encoding transporter substrate-binding domain-containing protein translates to MPSMKKKIIVNSIVGILFILLVVMAGLSLSNNSQKSKSTEQTVVKTDQWSRIKREKQITIGLDDTFVPMGFRDKSGKLVGFDVDLATAVFKSLGIKVKWQPIDWSMKETELNTGNIDAIWNGYTVTDDRKKKVAFSIPYHKATQVLVTLKKSNINQFSDMQDKVLGDQTASSGDQTFAQYPKVLKQYVKDQKVIGYDTFDKAFNDLNANRIDGLLIDEDYARYYVAHQSNPNDYTITTGGYPVNDNAVGFRKADKKLRQAVNKELTTYEKDGRLQKYSTKWFGN
- the mreD gene encoding rod shape-determining protein MreD, whose translation is MAFWQLTRLRVIYPVLLFLILFVDGTFMSSMGGLFTQFPWHILPTLTLGWLFLGVQFDVENELPLWFYVVVIGILFDMYYTGIFGTYTFAFIAAVAVMKQLHLVLDERLVSGLLLYLSGLLIYLIISYVSGFVTGIANVSISSFLLYEVLPTVILNLVFAALSYYPVWSLFQFLR